The following are from one region of the Hippocampus zosterae strain Florida chromosome 9, ASM2543408v3, whole genome shotgun sequence genome:
- the apcdd1l gene encoding protein APCDD1-like, with amino-acid sequence MSTGSSAHALWGVCFIWQVALMVAAGSKLWEVPTTSSNFSESLQWQPHCHAHHHQDKVKITAEIPPRLDGTWLSTRCEVRPGPEFLTRSYTLHPTRHFQALQHYYADSECKDPAYSLAIRGKLRLRQASWITRGATEADHHLSGVTIVVHSLAAQQKLTSRLPPSCVVLILTRLSPGKPQDLYNTRAGRGCLVAMGFSMMELDLVRVETQHHNNGEKIQELFLGDIHTDWAQRTHYRPTGYQKPLQSAMHHIHPCPVCALVYRSTEQRPPVLPRQTQASISLAGRWVSQQCETRPTVLFLTREFHFDPDQQAWEGIYRHYSDPLCSQNTFTMRASGHYAQGNPSVKVPGATEFAFKVIEVRVTAEDESTAKLLNRTKPGKCGQAGKWKVRAEQDLSSTHGCTVLGIKLPHKEYELFKVELDYRRHPLLYVGERPTDGSSPDHPIRRPTSFQAPLVLCRGAETQPPSRYGSGFKSKEVQIDTSGTGRLTQILLAVLGSALCSSILVI; translated from the exons TGGCATTGATGGTTGCGGCAGGGAGTAAACTCTGGGAGGTGCCAACTACTTCCTCTAACTTCAGCGAAAGCCTGCAATGGCAGCCCCATTGCCACGCCCACCACCATCAGGACAAAGTGAAAATCACAGCAGAAATACCACCGAGGCTGGATGGTACCTGGTTATCAACGAG ATGTGAAGTTCGTCCAGGTCCAGAGTTCCTCACCCGTTCCTACACCTTGCACCCCACTCGTCATTTCCAGGCGCTGCAGCACTACTATGCTGACAGTGAGTGCAAGGATCCTGCCTACTCTCTGGCGATCCGAGGCAAGCTCCGTCTTCGCCAGGCTTCCTGGATTACCCGCGGAGCAACAGAAGCCGACCATCACCTCAGCGGGGTGACCATAGTCGTCCACAGCTTGGCAGCCCAGCAGAAACTGACCTCCAGGCTGCCCCCATCCTGCGTGGTTCTGATCCTAACTCGGCTCAGTCCTGGGAAGCCACAGGACCTTTATAATACCCGTGCGGGAAGAGGGTGTCTGGTGGCTATGGGCTTCTCAATGATGGAGCTGGATTTGGTTAGGGTGGAGACGCAGCATCACAACAATGGGGAGAAAATCCAGGAACTCTTCTTAGGGGACATACATACTGACTGGGCCCAAAGAACTCACTATAGACCGACAGGGTACCAGAAGCCACTGCAGAGCGCCATG CATCACATCCATCCGTGCCCGGTGTGTGCCCTGGTGTACCGCTCCACGGAACAACGCCCCCCAGTATTGCCCCGCCAAACGCAAGCCTCTATATCCTTGGCCGGACGTTGGGTAAGCCAACAGTGTGAAACCCGTCCTACGGTTCTCTTCCTCACCAGAGAGTTCCACTTTGACCCTGACCAACAAGCGTGGGAGGGGATTTACCGCCATTACTCGGACCCCCTCTGCTCCCAGAACACCTTCACGATGAGAGCTTCAGGTCACTATGCTCAGGGAAACCCTTCAGTCAAGGTACCAGGAGCCACAGAGTTTGCCTTCAAGGTGATCGAAGTGAGAGTGACAGCTGAAGACGAGTCCACAGCAAAATTGTTGAACAGGACAAAGCCAGGGAAGTGCGGGCAGGCCGGAAAATGGAAGGTCAGAGCAGAACAGGATCTGAGCTCCACGCATGGGTGCACGGTGCTTGGCATCAAGCTGCCACATAAGGAATACGAGCTTTTCAAGGTTGAGCTGGACTACAGGAGACACCCACTGTTGTATGTTGGGGAGAGGCCAACGGACGGTTCCAGCCCAGACCATCCGATAAGGAGGCCCACTTCCTTTCAGGCTCCCTTGGTGCTTTGCAGGGGAGCAGAGACACAGCCCCCAAGTCGCTACGGGTCAGGGTTCAAGAGCAAAGAAGTCCAGATTGATACCAGCGGAACCGGAAGGCTGACACAGATCCTCCTGGCGGTCCTTGGATCAGCCTTGTGCAGCTCGATTTTGGTTATTTAG